Proteins from a genomic interval of Desulfofustis limnaeus:
- a CDS encoding HU family DNA-binding protein: MNMLKKEIVDQVSSDLTLQKQDVALAVDIILDSMAQALTNGRRVELRGFGSFSTRSRKSRQTKNPRTGKIMDIGMRKTVHFTMSKSLKDALISGKE, from the coding sequence ATGAATATGTTGAAAAAAGAGATTGTCGATCAGGTCAGCAGTGATCTGACGTTGCAGAAGCAGGATGTGGCACTGGCCGTCGATATCATCCTGGATTCAATGGCCCAGGCGCTTACCAACGGGAGGCGGGTGGAGCTGCGTGGGTTCGGCAGCTTTTCCACGCGGAGTCGGAAGTCACGTCAAACGAAAAATCCGCGGACCGGTAAAATCATGGATATCGGTATGCGCAAGACGGTCCATTTCACCATGAGCAAATCTTTGAAGGATGCGCTCATCAGCGGAAAGGAGTAA
- the guaA gene encoding glutamine-hydrolyzing GMP synthase, translating to MNGHEDMILILDFGSQTTQLIARRIREQKVYCEIHPYSLTLERIKAMRPAGIVMSGGPCSVYDTDAPHSDPAILQLGVPILGICYGAQLMILQSGGRVERAEKREFGKAELRVLRTDGLFAGLETGEGIHHHQVWMSHGDRVEVVPDGFEATATSLHSPYAALRHRDKPWMAVQFHPEVAHTLIGTDVLRNFIFGFCKCRPDWTMHSFIETTVKAIREKVGTARVICALSGGVDSSVTAALVHRAIGEQLTCIYVDNGLMRSGESEAILRFFKETSKLNVIDVDASEFFLKELHAVVDPELKRKKIGLGFIKIFEEEAGKIGDVSFLAQGTLYPDVIESVSFRGEAPIKSHHNVGGLPEVMKLDLIEPLRELFKDEVRLLGLELGLPEEAIYRQPFPGPGLGIRIMGEITRERLEILRQADVIVLDEMKKQGWYRQVWQSFAVLLPIQTVGVMGDGRTYEHVIALRCVDSRDAMTADWTRLPYELLGTISTRIINEVRGVNRVVYDISSKPPSTIEWE from the coding sequence ATGAATGGTCACGAGGACATGATCCTGATTCTTGATTTCGGATCGCAGACGACGCAACTCATTGCCCGACGGATCCGCGAACAGAAGGTCTATTGTGAGATCCACCCCTATTCGCTGACGCTAGAACGGATCAAGGCGATGCGGCCGGCCGGTATCGTCATGTCCGGCGGGCCCTGTTCGGTTTATGATACCGATGCGCCACACAGCGATCCGGCGATTCTGCAGCTGGGAGTTCCGATTCTCGGTATCTGCTATGGCGCCCAACTGATGATCCTGCAGAGCGGCGGCCGGGTGGAGCGGGCGGAGAAGAGGGAATTCGGCAAGGCGGAACTGCGGGTGCTGCGGACCGACGGGTTGTTCGCCGGTCTGGAGACCGGTGAGGGCATTCATCATCATCAGGTGTGGATGAGCCACGGCGATCGGGTCGAAGTGGTTCCTGACGGTTTCGAGGCCACCGCCACCAGCCTTCATTCGCCCTACGCGGCGCTGCGCCATCGCGACAAGCCGTGGATGGCGGTGCAATTTCATCCGGAAGTGGCCCACACTCTGATCGGTACCGATGTCTTGCGCAACTTCATCTTCGGCTTCTGCAAATGCAGACCCGACTGGACCATGCATTCGTTTATCGAGACAACGGTCAAGGCGATCAGGGAAAAGGTGGGCACGGCCCGCGTCATCTGCGCCTTGAGCGGTGGTGTTGACTCTTCGGTAACGGCGGCTCTGGTCCACCGGGCGATCGGCGAACAATTGACCTGCATCTATGTCGACAACGGCCTGATGCGCTCCGGGGAATCGGAAGCGATCCTTCGTTTTTTCAAAGAGACCAGCAAGCTCAACGTGATCGACGTGGATGCCTCCGAGTTCTTCCTCAAGGAATTGCACGCGGTGGTCGATCCTGAGTTGAAGCGCAAAAAGATCGGTCTCGGGTTCATCAAGATTTTCGAGGAGGAAGCCGGCAAGATCGGCGATGTCTCCTTCCTGGCACAAGGTACCCTGTACCCCGATGTGATCGAGTCGGTATCGTTTCGCGGCGAGGCCCCGATCAAGTCCCATCACAACGTCGGCGGGTTGCCGGAGGTGATGAAGCTCGATCTGATCGAACCGCTACGCGAATTGTTCAAGGACGAGGTCCGTCTGCTTGGCCTGGAATTGGGTCTGCCGGAGGAAGCGATCTATCGGCAACCGTTTCCCGGTCCGGGGCTTGGCATCAGGATCATGGGTGAGATCACCCGGGAGCGCCTGGAGATCCTGCGCCAGGCCGATGTCATCGTGCTCGACGAGATGAAGAAGCAGGGCTGGTATCGTCAGGTGTGGCAGTCTTTTGCGGTGCTGCTGCCGATCCAGACGGTGGGGGTCATGGGCGACGGGCGCACCTACGAGCATGTGATCGCCCTTCGTTGTGTCGATTCCCGGGACGCCATGACCGCCGATTGGACGAGACTTCCCTATGAGCTGCTCGGTACCATTTCCACCAGGATCATCAACGAGGTGCGGGGGGTGAACCGGGTGGTCTATGACATCTCGTCCAAGCCGCCGTCGACTATCGAGTGGGAGTAA
- a CDS encoding glucokinase, with the protein MDAGEKLFVAADIGGTKTAVGLFCASDPKCRPLIVERYRNRDYDGCEPLLRDFQKRHDVRSDIICLGIAGVVDGPEVRVTNLPWVIGERSLRNLGFHTVLMINDMTAVAASLSLLNTADLHCLQPGGGPSGRVAAVLAPGTGLGEGYLVQTDGYLFPCGSEGGHCDFAPIDDEQRDYATWLHERCGGVVSYETACCGPAIARLFDFYRERGVAAADETMQALQRVVDRTPTIVAAAVAGSCPASVRAVEQFLRILGREGAHLVLKVYARRGLFLGGGILPRLVGTRLFASFLETFSQPGTMVDLLATVPVQVIVKADHALFGVAWYAGAHLNPTGFRKDVEDW; encoded by the coding sequence ATGGACGCAGGTGAGAAGCTTTTTGTCGCCGCGGATATCGGGGGGACAAAGACGGCCGTTGGCTTGTTTTGCGCCTCCGACCCGAAGTGCCGCCCATTGATTGTAGAGCGGTATCGCAACCGTGATTACGACGGTTGCGAACCGTTGCTCCGTGATTTTCAAAAGCGTCATGATGTCCGGTCGGACATCATTTGCCTCGGCATCGCCGGGGTCGTGGACGGCCCCGAGGTCCGGGTTACCAACCTGCCCTGGGTGATCGGGGAACGGTCCCTGCGAAACCTGGGTTTCCACACGGTGCTCATGATCAACGATATGACTGCCGTGGCCGCGTCGCTCTCACTCCTTAATACGGCCGACCTGCACTGTCTGCAGCCGGGCGGTGGGCCGTCGGGCCGGGTGGCGGCCGTCTTGGCCCCCGGTACCGGGTTGGGGGAGGGGTATCTGGTGCAGACGGATGGGTATCTCTTTCCTTGTGGGAGCGAAGGCGGTCATTGCGATTTTGCCCCGATCGACGACGAACAGCGCGATTATGCGACCTGGTTGCACGAACGGTGTGGTGGCGTGGTCAGCTATGAGACGGCCTGCTGCGGACCGGCAATCGCCCGCTTGTTCGATTTTTATCGGGAGCGCGGGGTGGCGGCTGCCGACGAGACGATGCAAGCCTTGCAGCGGGTTGTCGACCGGACCCCGACCATCGTCGCTGCCGCTGTTGCCGGTTCCTGTCCGGCCAGCGTTCGAGCCGTCGAACAGTTTCTGCGGATCCTGGGCCGGGAAGGAGCCCATCTCGTGTTGAAGGTATATGCCCGTCGGGGACTGTTCCTCGGCGGCGGTATCCTGCCGAGACTGGTCGGAACCCGGCTTTTTGCCTCTTTCTTGGAGACCTTCAGCCAACCGGGAACGATGGTCGACCTGCTGGCTACAGTTCCGGTCCAGGTGATTGTCAAGGCCGACCATGCTCTGTTCGGTGTTGCCTGGTACGCCGGTGCACACCTGAACCCGACAGGATTTCGCAAAGATGTCGAAGACTGGTGA
- the yajC gene encoding preprotein translocase subunit YajC: MTGIAYAAEGAAGGGAAGGLASFIPLILIFVVFYFLLIRPQQKQAKQHQAFLNDLKKGQKVITKGGILGEITGMTDGILTLEIADNIRIKVARDAIAGSQAGQEAKSEADGKEKKAKSSGS, encoded by the coding sequence ATGACAGGTATAGCCTACGCGGCCGAAGGGGCAGCAGGCGGAGGAGCAGCAGGGGGGCTTGCGTCGTTCATCCCGTTGATCCTCATTTTCGTGGTTTTCTATTTTTTGCTCATCAGGCCGCAACAGAAACAGGCCAAGCAGCACCAGGCCTTTCTCAACGATCTGAAAAAAGGACAGAAAGTCATCACCAAGGGTGGTATTTTGGGTGAGATCACCGGCATGACCGATGGCATATTGACCCTGGAGATTGCCGACAATATCCGGATCAAGGTGGCCCGTGACGCCATCGCCGGTTCACAAGCCGGTCAAGAGGCGAAAAGCGAAGCAGACGGTAAGGAGAAAAAGGCCAAGTCATCCGGTTCCTGA
- the tgt gene encoding tRNA guanosine(34) transglycosylase Tgt, with protein sequence MIEDNTKPPSPLRILSTSSESQARRAVVTTRHGTIQTPVFMPVGTQATVKAITPDNLKDIGAEVILGNTYHLFVRPGHRLIEQFGGLHGFMNWDRSILTDSGGFQIFSLKDLATITEEGAAFRSHLDGSRLFLSPEDAVAVQEALGSDIMMCLDTCIPYPADRAETVAATALTGRWARRCRAAQSRPDRLLFGIVQGGMFADLRRQSADTMVEIGFDGYAIGGLSVGEEKATMYEMTEVTTDCLPFDYPRYLMGVGTPEDLVEGVWRGVDMFDCVMPTRNARNGTLFTSTGKLILKNARYRDDPLPVDETCTCYTCRHYSRAYLRHLFVSREILAYHLNTIHNIHYYVNLMRRIREAIVDDRLAAFRNDFYGRLAAE encoded by the coding sequence ATGATCGAAGACAACACGAAGCCACCCTCCCCATTGAGAATCCTCAGCACCTCCAGTGAATCACAAGCACGCCGAGCGGTAGTGACCACCCGGCACGGAACGATTCAAACCCCGGTCTTCATGCCGGTGGGGACCCAGGCCACGGTAAAGGCCATTACCCCGGATAATCTGAAAGACATCGGCGCCGAGGTTATCCTGGGAAACACCTATCATCTGTTTGTCCGCCCGGGCCATCGGTTGATTGAACAGTTCGGCGGTCTGCATGGATTCATGAACTGGGACCGATCGATTCTGACCGACAGCGGCGGATTTCAGATCTTCAGTCTGAAGGATTTGGCGACCATCACCGAAGAAGGGGCCGCTTTCCGCTCGCATCTTGATGGCTCCCGGCTCTTTCTCAGCCCGGAGGATGCGGTCGCGGTGCAGGAGGCGCTTGGCTCCGACATCATGATGTGTCTCGACACCTGCATCCCGTATCCGGCCGATCGGGCCGAAACCGTGGCCGCCACCGCCCTTACCGGCCGCTGGGCGCGTCGTTGCCGGGCTGCCCAAAGCAGGCCGGATCGTTTGCTCTTTGGTATCGTCCAGGGCGGCATGTTTGCCGATCTGCGCCGGCAGTCGGCTGACACCATGGTGGAGATCGGTTTCGACGGCTACGCCATCGGCGGTCTGAGCGTCGGCGAAGAAAAGGCTACCATGTATGAGATGACCGAGGTGACCACCGACTGCCTACCCTTTGATTATCCACGCTATCTGATGGGGGTGGGGACGCCGGAAGATCTGGTGGAAGGGGTCTGGCGCGGGGTGGACATGTTCGACTGCGTCATGCCGACGAGAAACGCCCGTAACGGCACCCTGTTTACCTCAACCGGCAAGCTCATCTTAAAGAACGCACGGTATCGGGACGATCCCTTACCGGTGGACGAGACCTGTACCTGCTATACCTGTCGCCACTATTCCCGGGCCTATCTCCGACATCTTTTCGTCAGTCGGGAGATTCTCGCCTATCACCTGAACACGATCCACAATATCCATTACTATGTGAATTTGATGCGTCGGATCAGGGAAGCGATCGTCGATGATCGGCTGGCCGCTTTCCGCAACGATTTTTATGGCAGGCTTGCAGCCGAGTGA
- a CDS encoding phosphotransferase enzyme family protein, with translation MSKTGEDAVEAARNPVLIWLLQHYFTDPVEIIRSEVLGRGRIHDTYLVHHRNRPPLVVQRLNRSVFPDPICVAENVALVGEHLVRRCTDRTDDFRVLRTLPARDGSSCVLSPAGEIWRILEYIDALPVPPALIGAPHAFEVGRILGCFHQLLSDFDAVHLCRPLPGFHDLPGYCRDYERVLVHFPHRRSGDLLACCTLVDRRLGSASVFAEALARGDLVERVVHGDPKGDNVLFDRQADRAVALVDLDTVSLGVVPYDLGDCLRSLCNPAGERPTERNRISFDLGLCRRLLTGYHASGALLTDGERHYLYQGVRLVTFELGLRFLTDYLAENRYFRVVHPEDNLRRALVQFELLQVIEKQQAAIESLVDEIWR, from the coding sequence ATGTCGAAGACTGGTGAGGATGCCGTGGAGGCTGCACGAAATCCAGTCCTTATCTGGCTCCTGCAGCACTATTTCACGGATCCCGTGGAAATAATCAGAAGCGAAGTGCTGGGGCGGGGCCGGATCCATGATACCTATCTGGTTCACCACCGAAACCGGCCACCGCTGGTCGTGCAACGCCTCAACCGGTCGGTGTTTCCCGATCCGATCTGTGTCGCCGAGAATGTCGCTCTGGTGGGTGAGCATCTGGTTCGGCGGTGTACCGATCGCACTGATGATTTTCGGGTTCTGCGGACCCTGCCTGCCCGTGACGGCTCCTCTTGTGTACTCAGCCCGGCCGGCGAGATCTGGCGAATACTGGAGTATATCGATGCGCTGCCGGTCCCACCGGCGCTGATAGGCGCACCGCATGCCTTTGAAGTCGGCCGCATACTCGGGTGCTTCCATCAGCTGCTGAGCGATTTCGATGCTGTGCATTTGTGTCGGCCTCTGCCGGGGTTCCATGACCTGCCTGGTTATTGCCGGGACTATGAGCGGGTGCTCGTGCACTTCCCGCACCGGCGCAGCGGCGATCTGCTGGCCTGCTGCACCTTGGTCGACCGGCGCTTGGGCTCTGCTTCGGTGTTTGCAGAGGCGTTGGCCCGCGGCGATCTGGTCGAGCGTGTGGTACACGGTGACCCGAAGGGCGACAATGTCCTTTTTGACCGGCAGGCCGATCGAGCCGTCGCCCTGGTCGATCTGGATACCGTCTCGCTGGGGGTAGTGCCCTACGATCTTGGCGATTGTCTGCGTTCGCTCTGCAACCCGGCCGGGGAGCGTCCGACTGAACGGAATCGGATCAGCTTCGATCTGGGGTTGTGCCGTCGATTGCTCACGGGTTACCACGCCTCCGGCGCTCTGCTGACCGATGGTGAACGACACTATCTCTACCAGGGCGTTCGTTTGGTGACCTTCGAACTGGGATTGCGGTTCCTCACCGATTATCTGGCGGAAAATCGCTATTTCCGGGTTGTCCACCCGGAAGACAACCTGCGGCGGGCCCTCGTCCAGTTTGAGCTGCTGCAGGTCATCGAGAAGCAGCAGGCGGCAATCGAATCGCTGGTGGACGAGATCTGGCGCTAA
- a CDS encoding AzlD family protein: MTPENSLLVWLTIGAAAVVTYGLRISGLLLAGRLPKTGKFRTFMDALPGTILLSLIVPAAVAAGPVGWLATVVTGLCSIKTGNVFISMLVGVAIVAIGRGLGW, translated from the coding sequence ATGACACCCGAAAACTCCCTGCTGGTTTGGCTTACCATCGGTGCTGCCGCCGTGGTCACCTACGGTCTGCGGATCTCCGGCTTGCTGTTGGCCGGTCGCCTGCCGAAGACCGGCAAGTTCCGGACCTTCATGGATGCCCTGCCGGGAACGATCCTTCTTTCTCTGATCGTTCCCGCAGCGGTCGCCGCCGGACCGGTTGGCTGGCTCGCCACCGTAGTTACCGGTCTATGCAGCATCAAGACGGGCAACGTCTTTATCTCCATGCTGGTCGGCGTCGCCATCGTCGCTATCGGTCGAGGCCTGGGCTGGTAA
- a CDS encoding NYN domain-containing protein, giving the protein MLKTGIYVDAENIRLSGGYGMRYDVLAELGNSGNSVLLRANSYLAEDRTRTKEDDEYRQKLYRYHNIIRQCGFKVIKKFVKHFVDDEGILTTKANADMDLAIDALLQARNLDRIILLTGDGDFIRLVLALQNMGCRVEVIGFNNVSSELREVADNYLSGFLIPGLLPMSSEAAGRKRGIPVNYNPDRGFGFLRYYKLTSSGLRAETVFFHCSKSTVPHDSAFLDATNIFEFSIIQNPENNNRTEAADISLLES; this is encoded by the coding sequence ATGCTGAAGACCGGGATCTACGTTGATGCCGAGAACATCCGCTTGAGCGGCGGCTACGGCATGCGTTACGATGTTTTGGCGGAATTGGGCAACAGCGGCAATTCAGTGCTGCTCCGTGCCAATTCCTATCTGGCCGAGGATCGGACCCGGACCAAGGAGGATGACGAATACCGGCAGAAGCTGTACCGGTACCATAATATCATCCGTCAATGCGGCTTCAAGGTCATCAAGAAATTCGTCAAGCACTTCGTCGACGACGAAGGCATCCTGACCACCAAAGCCAATGCCGACATGGATCTGGCCATCGACGCCCTGCTGCAAGCCCGTAATCTCGATCGAATCATCCTGCTCACCGGTGACGGCGATTTCATCCGCTTGGTACTCGCATTGCAGAACATGGGGTGCCGGGTGGAGGTGATCGGTTTCAACAACGTCAGTTCCGAACTGCGGGAAGTGGCCGACAACTATCTGTCCGGATTTCTCATCCCCGGCCTTCTGCCCATGTCCTCCGAGGCAGCCGGGCGGAAACGGGGCATTCCGGTCAATTACAACCCCGATCGCGGTTTCGGCTTCCTGCGCTATTACAAGTTGACCAGCAGCGGGCTGCGGGCGGAAACGGTGTTCTTTCATTGTTCCAAATCGACGGTCCCCCATGATTCGGCGTTCCTCGATGCCACCAACATCTTCGAGTTTTCGATCATCCAGAACCCGGAGAACAACAATCGCACCGAAGCTGCCGACATCTCCCTGTTGGAGTCATGA
- a CDS encoding mechanosensitive ion channel family protein gives MFAIDLDVLRNLLVTYGLRVVAAALVLLLGLWVARRLSRLLGAMMERYGVDVTLTKFLGNVIYYALLAAVLVAAAGQLGIDTTSFLAVLGAAGLAVGLALKDSLANFSAGVMLILFRPFRVGDVVTAAGETGVVMEISIFNTILNTGDNQRKIIPNGNILNDTITNINAYPTRRIDLVFSIGYQDNLQEAQQLVRQVLAAEQRVLRDPEPTVAVGELAASSVDLLVRPWVKSADYWDVRFALLERVKAAFDQAGISIPFPQQDVHLYRCTSEDKQRAN, from the coding sequence ATGTTCGCCATTGACCTTGATGTGCTACGCAACCTATTGGTTACCTACGGCCTGCGCGTGGTGGCAGCAGCCCTGGTCCTGCTGCTGGGGCTCTGGGTTGCTCGTCGGCTGTCGCGACTGCTGGGGGCCATGATGGAGCGCTACGGGGTCGATGTCACGTTGACCAAATTTCTCGGCAACGTCATCTATTATGCGCTGCTGGCTGCGGTTCTCGTGGCTGCGGCCGGACAACTCGGTATCGATACCACTTCTTTTCTGGCCGTTCTTGGTGCCGCCGGCCTGGCGGTCGGTCTTGCCCTGAAGGATTCGCTGGCCAATTTTTCCGCCGGGGTGATGCTGATCCTGTTTCGGCCGTTCAGGGTCGGTGACGTGGTTACTGCTGCCGGCGAGACCGGAGTCGTGATGGAGATCTCGATTTTCAATACCATTCTCAACACCGGCGACAATCAACGAAAAATTATCCCTAACGGCAACATCTTAAACGATACCATCACCAATATTAACGCTTATCCGACCCGCCGGATCGATCTGGTTTTCAGTATCGGTTACCAGGACAACCTGCAGGAAGCGCAACAGCTCGTCCGGCAGGTGTTGGCAGCTGAGCAACGGGTCTTGAGAGATCCCGAACCGACTGTCGCCGTCGGGGAACTGGCGGCATCTTCCGTCGATTTGCTCGTTCGTCCCTGGGTGAAAAGTGCTGATTATTGGGATGTGAGGTTTGCTTTGCTGGAGCGGGTCAAGGCCGCCTTCGATCAAGCCGGGATCTCCATTCCTTTCCCGCAGCAGGATGTCCACCTCTATCGCTGCACGTCTGAGGATAAACAGCGTGCGAATTAA
- a CDS encoding AzlC family ABC transporter permease has translation MHDRKKRQQELIAGFTANLVVAASVGTYGSVLGLLAAQKGLSWYQLLIMNLSVFAGSAQFVMVDMWFPPLPIAEITLAVLVINMRYLLIGASLSPLFHKTSLGGKMAFMHLVADENWAITMARFHKETISPWFLLGGGLCVQAAWCTGTLLGHGLGAVITEPERYGLDFSFVAVFTALVFSFWKGRSDLLPWLTAAAVAVGSELLLPGKWYIICGGIAGALVAACLSNKGQQETP, from the coding sequence ATGCATGACAGAAAGAAACGCCAACAGGAATTGATCGCCGGCTTCACCGCAAATCTGGTCGTGGCGGCCAGTGTCGGCACCTATGGTAGTGTTCTCGGACTTCTGGCCGCGCAAAAAGGCTTGAGCTGGTATCAACTGCTGATCATGAATCTCTCCGTTTTCGCCGGATCAGCTCAATTCGTCATGGTCGACATGTGGTTCCCGCCGCTGCCGATTGCCGAAATCACCCTGGCGGTATTGGTGATCAATATGCGTTACCTGCTCATCGGTGCCTCGTTGAGTCCCCTGTTTCACAAGACCTCGTTGGGGGGGAAAATGGCATTCATGCACCTGGTGGCGGACGAAAACTGGGCAATCACCATGGCTCGTTTCCACAAGGAAACCATTTCGCCTTGGTTTCTTCTCGGGGGAGGATTGTGCGTGCAGGCCGCCTGGTGTACCGGCACCCTGCTCGGACACGGACTCGGCGCGGTCATTACCGAGCCCGAACGCTACGGACTCGACTTTTCTTTCGTGGCCGTCTTCACCGCCCTGGTCTTCAGCTTCTGGAAAGGGCGCAGCGACCTGCTCCCGTGGTTGACCGCAGCAGCGGTGGCCGTTGGCAGTGAACTCCTTCTGCCGGGGAAATGGTATATCATTTGCGGCGGCATCGCCGGAGCATTGGTGGCTGCCTGTCTGAGCAACAAAGGGCAGCAGGAAACGCCATGA
- the guaB gene encoding IMP dehydrogenase: MLPDSYEMALTFDDLLLVPAASSVLPNEVSLATWLTQTIRLNCPLASAAMDTVTESATAITMAREGGIGIIHKNMGIESQAQEVERVKKSESGMITDPIVVRQDQSVAEVQDIMSRYKISGLPVLHEGKLVGIVTNRDLRFVSDNGLRVADVMTSKNLVTAKVGIDLEHSKALLHEHRIEKLLVVDDNGNLKGLITIKDLEKIKKYPNSAKDQYGRLLVGAAIGVGPTCEAHVERLIKAGVDVVVLDSAHGHSAGVVRTLQAVRSAFPTLQIIAGNIATAEAAEDLIKAGANAIKVGVGPGSICTTRIVAGVGVPQFTAVQQCVAVARKHDIPVIADGGIKHSGDLTKAIGAGASTVMIGSLFAGTDETPGETFLYQGRTYKGYRGMGSLGAMARGSSDRYFQAEVEATAKLVPEGIEGKVPYRGPLTNVIYQLLGGLRSGMGYVGAASISDLQQKATFVRISSAGLRESHVHDVIITKEAPNYRMA, translated from the coding sequence ATGTTACCAGATAGTTATGAAATGGCACTAACTTTTGATGATCTCTTACTGGTGCCGGCGGCTTCCTCCGTCCTGCCGAACGAAGTGTCGCTGGCGACCTGGTTGACGCAGACCATCCGCCTCAATTGTCCGTTGGCCAGTGCGGCCATGGATACGGTGACCGAGTCGGCAACGGCGATTACCATGGCCCGCGAGGGCGGTATCGGCATCATCCACAAAAACATGGGGATCGAAAGCCAAGCCCAGGAAGTGGAGCGGGTGAAGAAATCGGAATCGGGCATGATCACCGACCCGATTGTCGTCAGGCAGGACCAGTCGGTAGCCGAGGTCCAGGATATCATGAGTCGTTACAAGATCTCCGGTCTTCCAGTGCTGCATGAAGGAAAGCTGGTCGGCATCGTCACCAACCGCGATCTGCGCTTCGTCTCCGATAACGGCTTGCGGGTGGCCGATGTAATGACCAGCAAAAACCTGGTGACGGCCAAGGTGGGTATCGATCTGGAGCATTCCAAGGCGTTGCTTCACGAACACCGCATCGAGAAGTTGCTGGTGGTCGATGACAACGGCAATCTCAAGGGGTTGATCACCATCAAGGATTTGGAAAAAATCAAAAAATACCCCAATTCGGCCAAAGATCAATATGGGCGGTTGCTGGTTGGTGCCGCCATCGGTGTCGGGCCCACCTGCGAAGCGCACGTGGAGCGTTTAATCAAAGCCGGCGTCGATGTGGTGGTGCTCGACTCCGCCCACGGTCATTCGGCCGGGGTCGTCCGTACCTTGCAGGCGGTGCGCAGCGCCTTTCCTACCCTGCAGATCATCGCCGGCAACATCGCCACGGCCGAGGCTGCCGAGGACCTGATCAAGGCCGGAGCCAATGCCATCAAGGTTGGCGTCGGACCGGGATCGATCTGTACCACCAGGATTGTCGCCGGGGTTGGCGTACCGCAGTTCACCGCGGTACAACAGTGCGTCGCGGTGGCACGTAAACACGACATCCCGGTGATCGCCGACGGCGGTATCAAGCATTCCGGCGATCTGACCAAAGCTATCGGCGCCGGCGCCTCAACGGTGATGATCGGCAGCCTGTTCGCCGGGACCGATGAGACGCCTGGCGAAACGTTCCTATACCAGGGACGCACCTATAAGGGGTACCGGGGGATGGGGTCATTGGGGGCCATGGCCCGCGGTTCCTCGGACCGCTATTTTCAGGCGGAGGTCGAGGCCACCGCCAAGCTGGTGCCGGAGGGAATCGAGGGCAAGGTCCCGTATCGCGGTCCGCTGACCAACGTCATCTACCAGTTGCTCGGCGGCTTGCGCTCCGGGATGGGCTATGTGGGGGCCGCCTCGATCAGCGACCTGCAGCAGAAGGCCACCTTTGTCAGAATTTCTTCGGCCGGGCTGCGCGAATCGCACGTACATGATGTCATTATCACCAAGGAAGCGCCCAATTATCGAATGGCCTGA
- a CDS encoding L-threonylcarbamoyladenylate synthase: protein MIIEINPHNPQTRLIKQVADLLRHDAVICYPTDTGYGIGCDIFNAKAIRQVELLKRRPPNKPFSFMCSDLKNISEFAHVSNTAYRLLKKNLPGPYTFVLPGTKLVPKVMTTKQKTVGIRVPENAICRALLAEFGAPIINTSLPLSDDVPPPTEAYEIDELIGNRVDLIIDGGPVYPDPSSVIDLTGDAPEILRAGKGDVTPFR, encoded by the coding sequence ATGATTATAGAGATTAACCCACACAATCCGCAAACCCGCCTGATCAAACAGGTCGCCGACCTGCTGAGGCACGACGCAGTCATCTGTTATCCAACCGACACCGGCTATGGAATCGGTTGCGATATCTTCAACGCGAAAGCAATACGCCAGGTTGAGTTGCTGAAACGGAGACCGCCCAACAAACCATTCTCCTTCATGTGCTCCGATCTGAAAAACATCAGTGAATTTGCCCACGTATCAAATACAGCTTATCGCCTGTTGAAGAAAAACCTGCCGGGTCCGTATACCTTTGTTCTGCCGGGCACCAAACTGGTTCCCAAGGTCATGACCACCAAGCAGAAGACCGTCGGCATCAGGGTCCCGGAAAATGCCATTTGTCGAGCCTTGCTGGCTGAATTCGGCGCACCGATCATCAATACCAGTCTGCCGTTGAGCGACGATGTGCCCCCGCCCACCGAAGCATACGAGATTGACGAGTTGATCGGCAATCGAGTGGACCTGATCATCGACGGCGGTCCCGTCTATCCCGATCCCTCTTCAGTCATCGATCTTACCGGTGATGCCCCGGAGATACTCCGGGCCGGTAAAGGCGACGTTACTCCTTTCCGCTGA